In a genomic window of Candidatus Bathyarchaeota archaeon:
- a CDS encoding DNA primase: protein MSQYFFPKGMRYATIDERLEFYTQEFNLQGVAEWFSDCGLGGVKFAVIIGRHTKIFPEKYRQDYATTIIIDEYPNLRYVQAQIVEFLPEAVYYDRNLYDAADHIIGQELAFDLDPENITCPIHGSLEDKMRRKQGLSFCELELNMVRSEAAGLFEWLEHRFSGVRVVYSGRGFHLHVSDPQATRLNTQQRLELSREVKAAGFHIDEWVTSGEFRLIRLPFSLNGLVSRVVLPIEKTELASFDALHDPRCIPRFLNKSP, encoded by the coding sequence ATGTCGCAATATTTTTTTCCAAAGGGCATGCGTTACGCTACTATAGACGAACGTCTCGAATTCTACACTCAAGAATTCAATCTCCAAGGCGTTGCCGAATGGTTCTCAGACTGCGGCTTGGGCGGCGTCAAATTCGCCGTAATTATCGGTCGGCACACTAAGATTTTTCCCGAAAAATACCGACAAGACTATGCAACCACCATCATAATCGACGAGTACCCAAACCTCAGATACGTGCAGGCGCAAATTGTCGAGTTTCTCCCCGAGGCCGTCTACTACGACCGCAACCTCTACGACGCAGCCGACCACATCATAGGTCAAGAGTTGGCGTTTGATTTAGACCCCGAAAACATCACCTGCCCCATACATGGATCCTTAGAAGACAAGATGCGGCGGAAGCAGGGTCTGAGCTTTTGCGAGTTAGAGCTAAATATGGTTCGTAGTGAGGCTGCTGGATTGTTTGAATGGCTTGAGCATCGGTTCTCAGGCGTGAGAGTTGTGTATTCGGGGCGCGGTTTTCATCTGCATGTCTCGGACCCCCAAGCAACCCGCCTAAACACGCAGCAACGGCTGGAGTTGTCGCGGGAGGTCAAAGCCGCAGGTTTCCACATTGATGAATGGGTAACATCAGGCGAGTTCCGTCTTATTCGCTTGCCATTCAGCCTCAACGGTTTGGTCTCTCGGGTAGTGTTGCCGATAGAAAAAACCGAGTTAGCAAGCTTTGATGCCCTCCATGACCCGCGTTGCATCCCACGTTTTCTAAACAAATCACCTTAA